In Pyrus communis chromosome 1, drPyrComm1.1, whole genome shotgun sequence, the following are encoded in one genomic region:
- the LOC137726622 gene encoding serine carboxypeptidase 1-like — MKLSFLSCLLLLSCYQLAFFILSCNATIYQMKNLNKLIKSRKSGNPLHSKSWDRLDVAPDHYSPVYVGSQEGLMEADKIDALPGQPEGVNFNHYAGYVTVDPKAGRELFYYFVESPQNSSTNPLVVSLHGGPGGCSPFGYGALEELGPFRVSSDNKTLISNDYAWNNVANVLFLETPLGTGFSYSNTSSDYKTVGDQSTAEDNYVFLVNWLERFPQYKTRDLFITGESNAGHYAPELAYTILSNNNVTNQTQINLKGIAIGNPYIDDNTALLAIFDNLWTHALNSDETNAGIHKYCNLTNLGDNPSEECSKYLSQASMELGGYIDIANIYAPVCPTSEDDSEPKSASTGSVAADFDPCSDNYVEAYLNLAEVQSALHARPTKWTACSDTDWTDSPTTMLPTIQQLIESGISLWIYSGDTDGYFSVTSSRYALHILNLPIQTPWRPWHSSTEEVGGYVVGYEGLTFATVRGAGLMVPTYQPERALTLISSFLQGQLPPLPPPPSP, encoded by the exons ATGAAGCTTTCATTTCTTTCATGTTTGTTGCTTCTCTCTTGCTACCAGTTGGCCTTTTTCATATTATCATGCAATGCTACCATTTACCAAATGAAGAACCTCAACAAATTGATCAAGTCTCGCAAATCTGGAAATCCTCTTCATTCTAAATCATGGGATCGCTTAGATGTCGCACCAGACCACTATTCTCCGGTGTATGTCGGATCACAAGAAGGGTTGATGGAAGCTGATAAGATTGATGCCTTGCCAGGACAACCTGAAGGAGTAAATTTTAATCACTATGCAGGCTATGTTACTGTGGACCCTAAAGCTGGGAGAGAATTGTTCTACTATTTTGTGGAGTCACCCCAAAATTCTTCAACCAATCCTCTAGTGGTGTCATTACATGGAG GACCTGGAGGATGCTCTCCTTTTGGATATGGAGCCTTGGAAGAACTAGGACCATTCAGAGTTAGCAGTGACAACAAAACACTAATCTCTAATGACTATGCTTGGAACAACG TGGCAAACGTGCTCTTCTTGGAGACTCCGTTAGGGACTGGGTTCTCATATTCAAATACATCGTCTGACTATAAAACTGTGGGTGATCAGAGCACAGCTGAGGACAACTACGTTTTCCTTGTAAACTGGTTGGAGAGATTTCCCCAATATAAAACCAGGGATTTGTTCATCACTGGAGAGAGTAATGCAGGCCATTACGCACCTGAACTTGCTTACACCATTCTCTCTAACAACAATGTCACCAATCAAACACAAATCAATCTCAAAGGAATTGCA ATTGGGAATCCTTATATCGATGATAATACCGCTCTACTAGCCATTTTCGATAATTTGTGGACGCATGCTCTCAACTCTGACGAAACCAATGCAGGAATACACAAATATTGTAACCTTACTAATTTAGGTGATAATCCCTCCGAAGAGTGTAGTAAATATCTGTCTCAAGCAAGCATGGAGCTAGGAGGATATATTGATATTGCCAACATATATGCTCCAGTTTGCCCAACATCAGAGGACGATTCAGAACCCAAATCTGCCTCAACTGGTTCT GTTGCTGCTGATTTTGATCCATGTTCTGACAACTATGTGGAGGCCTATCTAAACCTTGCCGAGGTGCAATCTGCTCTTCATGCAAGACCTACAAAGTGGACTGCTTGCAG TGATACTGATTGGACGGACAGCCCAACAACCATGCTACCCACAATACAACAGCTCATAGAAAGTGGGATAAGCTTGTGGATATATAG TGGAGACACCGATGGGTACTTTTCAGTCACATCTTCTAGATACGCCCTACACATCCTCAACTTACCAATCCAGACACCCTGGAGGCCATGGCACTCTAGTACTGAAGAG GTCGGAGGATATGTGGTTGGGTACGAAGGGCTGACATTTGCTACGGTGAGGGGAGCTGGGCTCATGGTTCCCACCTACCAACCAGAGCGAGCACTCACCTtgatctcatctttccttcaaggACAGCTTCCTCCTCTCCCTCCCCCTCCCTCTCCCTAA